DNA from Nomascus leucogenys isolate Asia chromosome 24, Asia_NLE_v1, whole genome shotgun sequence:
CGGCAGCTGGCACTTGTGAGCGAACGTGTTCATGACGGTGCCGTCGGCCGCCAGCTGGGGAAGGGGTGACCCATCAGGCAGGCTGCCCTGACCCCTGTCCTCCTTATGACAAGCCAGAGCCCTCTTCTCCCCATTCTAACCCCAGCCAGGCCCCACATGCCGAGGCTCTGCCTTCAGGTGCGGAGGGGCTGCCCATGGTGGTGATGGCCACAGGCCGAGGGCTCTGCAGGGACAGCGCGGGCGTGCTTCGCAGAGCTCCAGTAGCTCTAAGGAACACGCCAGGGACATGGGGAAGAGGTGGGGCTTGGAGAGAGAGGCGGCTCCGTGGCAGTGGCTCCGAATCTGGGGCTCCTGGGGGACACGGAGGTGACAGAGGAGAGCCGTGCCTTCCTGGATCCCCAGGCACATTGGGCATCTGCCTGCCAGGGCTGAGCGCCGGCCCCTCCCCCACAACTCAGCCAGCACATAGTGTCCAGGGGAGTTTGGGGCGGCTGAGTCACTGTTGGAGGTGGCAGGGCTGGCACGTGCTGCCCGTGGGTCTTGGTGCCCCCAGTCCATGGCATCCCTGGCAGGGACACCCAGGAATCCACCCTTGAATGTGGAGGGGAAGAAGCCAGCCCTTGGGGGCTTAGGGGGAGGCTTGGGGCAGGtcctctcctctctgctggcAGCCTTGGCTGTCCCTGGGCAACGCCCCTGTTCAGGCCTGGCCCTACCCTCTCCAGGGCGGAGGCCCCAGTGCCTCCTGGAAGTTCGGACTCAGACACCCTAGAGACCCAGTGACCCTGAGACCTGTGGGCAGACGCTGTGTGTGGTTTGTAGTGTGTGTCACCCTAAACTGCAGGGCCCCTGCCCAACCTTGGGCCTAGTTTAGGAGTCGCAAGATGGGGGATGGGTCTCTGGCTGTGGGAGGGAAGAGGGCTTGAGGTGTGTCACATGGAAAAACCCCTCCCCCCACTGCCCAGGTGAGTTCCCCACCTACCCGCATCCGCCCCCTACGGCTACCGGAGGAGCTGTCCTCACTCTGCCGtcaccatctcacacctgtcaccTCCCACCCTCAAGCCCCACCCTCTGCCcacatccctccatccctctcccaTTCCCCGGAGGCTCCCTCAGCTGCTCAGGGCCTGGAAGCAAGGGTCTGGGAACCTCGGTGCAAAGAGAGGCAGTGAGGGGGCCCCACGGCCATGGGTTGCAGGGGCAAAGCCTTCAGTTAGCCCTGGGGGAGTTTGGGTGGGGAAGGGACACTGGCCAGGGTCTGGGGTCCCAGGATGGTCAGGGGGAGTAGGAGACATTGGAGGCAGAAGCAGAATTTGGGATGCGGTgagtgggggatggggggctCACCTTCTCAGCCCGCACCTCGATGTGGTTGTTGGAAGTGGTGACGATGATGTCTTCAGGTGAGAAGTCTCTCACGTCCACCGCAAACTCATAGGCGTCGCCGAGGGTCTTGATGTTGCCTGCCCCCCCGGGGCGGGCTGTGGGGTGGGCTGCTGTGAGCGAGGCATGGAGCAGGCCTTGCATGCAGATCCGAGGGTTCTGGCTCCTTCTCTTGGGGCAAGGGGCGGCTCCCCCAGGCCCTACCTCCCCCCGCCGAGCTGTTTCTCCCTCAGCTCCTCCTCATTCCTACAGCCCACCTTttctggggtgggagtggggcctCACCCAgcacagtgtgtgtgtatatgaggcTAGGTTTGTAATAACCTCACCCCAGTCCTGGAGCCTGGGGGCTgcctcccacccctcaccctgTCCAGCCCTCCAGGGCTCCAGCTGGGATTGGCTGCGGTTACAGAGCATGGGTGGCCATGGAACCATGTCCAACCCCTAGGGCCACAACTGTTCCTTAGAGGCCCACCTGTTTTCATGGCCACATCTGTCCCTGTGGCCACATCTGTCTTGGTGGCCACACATGGCTGCAGGCTGTGCAGCACCTGTTCCAGGCCTACTGGCAGCCGCAGCGCATTCGGTGGCGCCCTGGAGCAGACGTCCCCTCCCTGtgcgcctcccctcccctcagggCCCGGATCACTTGCCTGGGAAGGCCAGGGGCTCTGAGTGGGGCCGCATGAAGCTGCCAAAGTCATCGGAAAACATGCTCAGGGCCTTCTCCATGGGCGGGTCCTGGGCCGGGAGGGcacgggaggccgaggaggaggtggaagaggaggaggaggaggaggaagaggaatggaAACTTCTCTCCGCTCGGAAGGTGGAAGAGGTTCTGTGGCTCATCCACGGACGGCGCCGGGCCCTGCCCAGGCGGGCAAGGGCTGGACAGGAGAGGGTGTGGGCGCAGGCCTCTGGGCGAGCGTGCCGGGCTCCGACTGCGGCCGCTTTATAAGGCCGACTGTCCCTGGGCTTGGGGCCAGCCCCTTGTCTACTAGCTAAATTTAGGCCTCTCCATGGCCCAGAGGGGGCTGGAAATCTTCTCCCGTGCACCGGCCCTGCTGACAGCCCGACACACGCAAGCCGCAGGCTGAGAGGGCTGAGCTCACAGCCTGACATTCCAGGCTGATCACAGCAGCCCCAGGGGCCTCCTCACCACTGCACAGGGCTGGATCCTGTCTCCTTGCCCCTCGGACCTCGGTGCCTGCCCCAGAACCTTGCAAGTTTGGGGCTTATTGTGTGTTTTGTTTCCCCCATCAGCCTGGGGGCTCCTGAGGACTGTGCCTCCCCCGCAGACTCTGGTTCTCCTCCACAGCTATGCCTCCCCCATCAGTGTGCAGTCTCCTTGGGGACAGGGTAGGTGGAAGCACCACCGCTGTGTGACGTCAGGAGCTCCTTCCCTCAAGGCAGACAACCTTCACAGCCCATCTCTAAGGAAAGGTTGAGCCCTGCCAGGGGGTGTAGAATGTGCAGCTGTCCCCTGCCAGCCCCCACGGGGACCTGGATTCTGTGCCTGCACTCCCTCTGACTCTCAGAACATTTAGGGGCCCCAAGAGGACAAAGCTGGCAGCTTTCTCCTTAAAGGTCTAGAAGGTTATGTTCCCGGCAACTGTCTGCTCCATCTCTGTGTCAGAGGTGATGCCTGCGAGTGCCTTAGGTGGGATTTCAGTCAGAGGTAAAAGAGAATTCCGGAAGACAATTATTCTAGCCCTGACTTCTGGAGTGCCTTCTGGGCACGGGCTCCTGGCTGCAAGCTGTCCAGCACGGCCCCGTTTGATCCCTGCACAGCTGGGAGGGTGGAGGCGCTCTTCCCATGTTATGGACGGGGAAGTGAAGCCTCTTGGAAAGGGCGGGGCTTGCACTTgcgtaaatggcagagctgggattcgaaCCCAGATGTGTTGGACCCAAAGCccttcagaggccgaggtggtctAAACATGTGCCTATGGAGACAGGCTGGCCCGGAAGAGCCAGAGAAGCGCCTCCCTACCCACCTGCTTGCTCAGCAGAGCCGGGACTGACCTTGCACTGGGCCAGGGTGGACGCCATTCTGAGAGGCAGCCAGGCCCTCTGCTCTGCCCAGGTTGCAGTTCAGGGCCTCTGCTGTCCTCTCCAAGTCCGGCCCTTCCGTCCCAGATCAGCTCCAATGCCTCCTCCCCCAGGGAGGCCTCTCTGACTGCTCCTGCTCACATGGTCCCACACCCAGTCCAGATGCCCCCAGCACTGACTGTCTTTGTCCTCCCACAGCACCTGGCAGTGTGACATGGTCTTCCTGTGTGCTGTGACTCTCTGCTGTGTCCCTTCTTCCCTATCCAACTGGCAGTTCCCACGGAGGCGAGGGTTCACCTGTCTCCCCGTTAGATTGAAGGTTCTTGAAGACGGGCAGTTTCTCTTTTATCCGAGCCCCCTACAACCCAGTCTGGAGCTTCATCCTGGAGGGCTCCTTCTACAGGGGTATTAGTGGTGCTGGTGGTATGTGGAGTGGAAGCAGAACAGGGCACAGGGCACAGCGGCGGGCCAGGCCGGTGCCTGGAGCAATAGGGCCTGTCGCCCCTGGCAGAGTTTCCTGCCCGTGTCGGGGCCTGTGACACCCAGCCTGGCTGAGGGGTTTCTAGGGCCGCTGGGAAGCCACCAGCACTGAGGTGAGATGGAGAGAGGGTGGGGCGGGTTGGGGGGCCCAGAGCCTGCCGCCCGCCAGGGAAACAGGAGCCGGTGGCTAAATGCAGACACACTGTCATGGTGCTGAGGGCCTGAGTCACTGCCCCTGGATGTCAGTTCCCATTACCCACCCCCGCCCACCATTCCTCCTCCCCTTTTTCCCCCTTCCCGAGGCATCACCCACACAAATACTGGATCCTCTGGCTTCACTGGCCCAGAGGGACCTCAAAAGGTCATCAAGGCCATTCCCCTGCCTCTACCTTCAGATCACAGGGACAGAAGGAGCTACAAAGATGATGCAGTCCTTTGAATCCCAGTCACCCAGTAGAGCTTTTCACAAACACAGACCCTTTCCTCGGACCCCAGAATTTTGATTTGGGATCTGAGGAAGGGACCTCACATCTCTTCCCATCAGCTCCCCACACAGCCAGCTCATAGGCCAGTGATGAAGCCCTCATCACTCAGTAGGTATTCATTGAAACCTTGCTATAAATAggtgctgggcactgttctaggctctgAAGGACTCAGAGATGAGTAAGGCAGAGACAGGCCCCTGCTTCCAGGCTCACCTCAtcctacagaagaggaaactgaggctctagTTGATGAAAGAGTTAGGGTCAGTAGAGCTGTGCTGGCTTCAAACCCGTCATCCTGCTGAGCCCCCTGGCTgcccccttctcagcctcctggtgCTCACAGGGCTGGGGGGTGAGGGTGGATGTGGACGTGCAGTGCTGGCTGTGGGACAGTAGCCAGCAGCTGCCCCAGACCAGACACTGGAAATCGGGATGTGACAGGGCAGCCAGTTCTGATGCTGTGCAGAGTCGACAGATTGGGGTGGCCAAGGTGAAGGTGGGCTGGGGTCCATATAGAGCAGCAACCCCCATCCCACCTCCCACAACACACATCTTCGATTTTGATTTGACTTGCTTGGCATCTAGAGGCAAAGAGTGGCCCAGGGTCCCAGATTTTAACAATCATCCAAGGGCCATCATAAGCTTCAGAGAGTGGCTTTCTCTGGGTGGGAGTGGAAGCAATTGTCCCCAACCTCTTGCCCAAAAGTGGCATCAGACACAACTCTTCTGTTCTGTGCCCAAACCATTGCCCTGGTTCAGCCTCAGGAGCTGGAGGAGCTTCAGGCAGGGGAAGAGCTGCACAGTGTGGGGCTGGGTTCACcctctgctgtgtgaccttggatgagtgACTCACCTCTTTGACCATCTACAAAATGGCGAGGCTCTCCCCATTCAcagggtgtggggaggaggaCGTGAGTTGCAGATGTGAAGCTCCTGACATGTAGCAGGCACACGGCACGTGCTTGTTCCTCACCATGTCCTCTTACACCTGTGCTCCCATCCTCTGCTGGGGTGGGACAAACTCTGTGGAATTACCCAGAAGTCCCCAGCCAGAGCCACTGGCCCTTGGACATGTGCTTTGAGGGGCATTTCCTGAGCCTGGAGGGTCTGGACACAGGATCAAGTCCCAGTTCCTGACCCCAATTCACTGCCTTGCCCCAGGTGTCGGCCTCCTCGCCAGCCCTGGACAAGATGGGTCATCAGGACGGGACCGTGTGGCACGGCCTGCGGGCTTTGGAGCCAGGCAAACCTGGGCtgggaatcctggctctgcctcggcctccgtaATCTTGGACAGGCAGCCCCACCTCACTGAGACGCCATTTCTCTACAACGGGATCACACTGCCTGCCTCGTGGGATTTCCGTGGGCACTCAGGGTAATTAATCTGGCAGAAGGCTGACcctctgcctggcacacagggagGCTGTGGTCGTGCTGACCCCACTCACTTTTGCCGGCCTGCCTTCTCCTtccctgcccagcctcctcccctctccctctgtgCTTTCCAAACCTTCCATGTCCAGCTCTGAGACCCCTGGGCCCTGAGCCTCAGCCCCGGCAGATGGCCCCTCGCTGTCCTGCTGTGTGCGTGAGCTCCCCTCCGCAGCCCCTGTCCAGCagcacccaggaggctgagtacAGCTGGGCACCACCCTCTGTGCAGCTCTGGTGGGTGGGGAGGCTCCTGTTCCCCCTCTGTCTTGGCAGTTCTGCCCTGCACAGCTCTGGCCTCCACAGTTCTGGTTGGTTTGTCAAGGGCATTTTTAATCTCCACGGTAAACcctggctggggggtgggggtggcagggaaaGAATGACGATTGGTAGAGCATATGCCTGTCCAGGTGCACTGGAGCTGGGAGCAAAGGAGGCTCTGCGAGAGGAGGGCCAGTTCAGCCGCAGCAGGAGGACTGACAGGTGAGGGGTCTCTGGGTGTGGACTGGGGTAAGAACCTGGaaaggccaggcaggcagggcgGGGGGATGgtaggggcagcagccagcacctCACTTTGGCTTTGCAGAGGCCTCCTTCTGGTCCTGGGGTTTTCCTGCCTCTGTGGCCTGAGCTGTTGGGGAGAAAGGAGGGTGCTCCGAGATTGGCAGGGAGAGTCAGAGCCATCCATGGAACTCTGCAGTGAGAGAGTCACAGCCCTGGGCAGAGACTGCTCCCAGCAGTGGAAGCGCCAAGCGACCCAGGAGGGTGGGAGCAGTGGCCACAGAAGGGGAAGGGGCTCTGAGCAGGGCTTGGGTGCTTGGCCTGTGCCCAGTCTGCTGCTGGGCACAGGGGGACACCTAGGAATCCCACCCCCATCCGACACAATGACACACAAAGGCACACACCCTCAGTGATGGAACCTCAGGGATGAGGGCAAACATAGACCTAGTGTGATAActtcgcacacacacacacacacacacacacacacacgcacaatccTTCCTCTTCATTTGGGTGGGGAGAGCACTGGAAGGGCCTAGAGGCAGCGCAAGGACGTGCAGCACCTCACCCCGGTCCCTCCCGCTATCTGCTTCCCCAGGGGCCTGATGGAGGAGTTGGTGGGGCTGCGTGAAGGCTCCTCAGGGGACCCTGTGACTCTGCGGGAGCTGTGGGGCCCGTGTCCCCGCATCCGCCGAGGCGTCCGAGGTGAGAGCCAggtcctcttcccttccccctagGGGACCACTCAGGACATCATTCCTGCCCggctcccaccccacctccctgcccaggAACTACCCTCCTCCTGGCATTTGTCCAGGACATCACTGCCCAAAGTCTCCTGGGTGGCAGGGAGGGAAAGGGTCTATCTGTCCAACTCTCTGTGGGTCAGATGGGCCGGGCATCTGCCCTCTGCCTTTCGGGAGATACAGCCCAAGGCCTGGTCACTGTGCCCATCCTCCACCCAGGCCTCTCCTTCACCTACCTGTGCCAGTGAGGGGACGTGGGGCTTAGCTGCTGGGAAAGCTGGGGCCACAGCAaggggctggggcagcctgcaCTTGGCACCTTTCCTTGGAGCCCCATGTGCCTTGTTCACTTTGAGACCTGACTGTCCCCTCAGCTACGGGTCAGAGCAAGTAGGGACCACAGAAGGAGGCTAAGTGCAGCCCCAGGGGCTGGTGCCCACAGCCAGCGAGGGCCAGCTCCCAGGCTGGGCTGGCAGCCAGCGGGACAGGGGCATTGCTGGGGACCCAGAGGATACCTGGGGCCACAGGCCCTGGGACACGCAGGAGTCTGCTAGATCCTGGTGCTCTCTAAGCTACGGACTCTGCGGGGATGCAGGTGAAAGCTGTAGCTGCCAGCCCCCTCCACACTCCCTGTCCCCCAGGAACCTCCCAGTACAGGCAcgggtggggagggtgggcaggTCAAAGGCTTTCTGGTAGGGGCAGCAGTGCTGGCACCCACTGTGCCACCACTGTCACCTGCCACAAATCCTGCCCAGCCCCCAGTGTGAGGCACGGCCCCCTCAGGACTACCCCAGACTCGACTACCAGGGTCCTCCCTGCCTGGAGCCAAGCAGACCTCCAGGGAAGGGGCTGTCTGTGCCCCTTGCCCCAGCATAAGCTGGGACTCCGATGCCCTGCCCCAGGTGGCCTGGAGTGGCTAAAGCAGAAGCTGTTCCGCCTGGGCGAGGACTGGTACTTCCTGATGACCCTCGGGGTGCTCATGGCCCTGGTCAGCTATGCCATGAACTTTGCCATCGGGCGTGTGGTCCGAGGTAACTCTTCCCTGGCAGGTGCTGCTCTGGGCCAAGGGATTCTAGGCACGCTCTGGGGATACCAGATGGGCCACCAGGTGCAGCGGTGCAGGGAGGAGTCTGGGTGTGGGGAGGGCTCTGGCTCCACTCCTGACTTGCTCTGTGATCCTGGGCAGGctcctgcccctctctgggcctcagtctcctcagccGCACATGGAAGAGAGACCTGAATGTTCCCAAGAGCTCTTCCTCCTCTGagctctctgcctcctcttccagCCACCCCattccttcttcttccctcctccgTGCCTTGGGGCAGGAGTGGGGACACTTGCCTACATCACCAAACTTGGAGTCTTCCCCCCCTCCCTCAGCAGCCTGCCTccatcctgaggcctccctggaagAGGGGGTGTGGGCCAGGAAGGGTCTAAGACACTTTCTCTGGAGACCCTCAGCTGCCAGAAGCAGCACCTATTATGGTGTTATGGTGTTTGGCGCTTCACACCTGTGTCATTTAGTTCTCAGTGGCCCTTTAGTCTTTAATATCTTTAGTCTTCAATGAGCCTGTGAGGGAGAGCCAATCACTAGCCCacttgacagatggggaaactgaggctcagagaggctgagtggcttgcccaaggtcactcagctaggCAGTGGTAAACCTGGGATATGGACCCAGGGTCGTACTCCTGCCTCTTCTTGGGGGTCTGCCCCTCACTGGGTGGCCTGGTCCTCCCCTCTTCATGACTCCATTTCCTGGTCAGTAAGTGGCCACCACAGCGTCTGGCCCCGAGGGCTGCAGAGGCTGTGGGTGCCTCCCTGATATGCGGCTGTCCCCAGCGCACCAGTGGCTGTATGGGGAGATTGGGGACAGCCCCCTACTCCGGTATCTCTCCTGGACTGTGTACCCTGTGGCCCTCGTCTCTTTCTCCTCGGGCTTCTCCCAGAGCATCACGCCCTCCTCTGGAGGTGAGTCCACGGTCACCACGCCAGTCCCCACTGGCCAAAACCTTCTCAGATCCCAGGGGGCTTCTGATGGGGGGAATCGGGAAGTGGCAGCCTCATTTCTCAAGCCCAGAAGAGTCATGTGGCTTGCCTGAAGGCACATAGCAAGAAGGCCAGACCTTGACTCTTGGGTCACTGCTGGTCCTACTCACTTTCTAAGGTCTGCTTGGAAGGAGATTCCCCTGTGGGGCCTGTGCTGGTTACAGGAAGGGGCCCAGGGAGGAGGCACTGCCCCTCCCCCCAGGCCACTCAGccctgcctccagctcctggccagCAGAGGGGAGCTCCAGGCTCACTCAGTGGTGGCCTGAGGTTCTGTTCAGGGCTCCCCTATCCTGACACAGCCATCTACCAGTCCCAGTGGGAGCAACATGGACAGCTCGCATTCCCTCTCTGACTCTAGCATCCAAATCTACAAAATGAGTTTATGCATCCTAACCTCTGAGGGTTCTGCGTGATCAtaatagggccaggtgcagtgactcaagtctataatcccagcactttgggaggtggggggatcgcttgatcccaggtgttcgagaccagcttggacaacgtggtgaaaccccgtctctacaaaaaataaaaaataaccaccacaacaaaaagttagccacgtttggtggtgcctgcctgtagtcccagctacttgggaggctgaggtgggaggatcacttttgagctgaggagtttgggGTTATGAGCCGAGATggaaccactgcattccagcctggacaatagagtgataccctgcctcaaaggaaaaaaaaaaatcctaatgtgAAAACACCGTGCGGGTAGAGTTAtgagagtttgtttgtttgtttttgagatggagtttcactcttgttgcccagggtggagtgcaatggcacgatctcagctcactgcaacctccacctcccaggttcaagtgattcccctgccttagcctcccaagaagctgggactgcaggcacctgccaccatgcccggctaattttttgtatctttagtagagatggggtttcaccatgttggcaaggctggtctcaaactcctgacctcatgatccacctgccgcagcctcccaaagtgctgggattacaggcgtgagccaccacacccgcccgAGAGTTTTAATCTAGAGATTGTCCCCTTCTTGTTCCTGTCCTCTCTGGCTAAGGTTCTGGAATCCCAGAGCTGAAGACCATGTTGGCGGGTGTGATCTTGGAGGACTACCTGGATATCAAGAACTTTGGGGCCAAGGTGGTGGGCCTCTCCTGCACCCTGGCCACCGGCAGCACCCTGTTCCTGGGCAAAGTGGTATGGGCAGGTGTGAGGGCACCCCAGCCACCCCGCCCACCCAACCCTGCCCCAGCTCTCCCCCATCACCCCACCAAAGCTGGGTCAGAGCAGACTTAGGCCAGCgcctgccttcagggagctcaGTCTTAGGGGAAGAGCCAGGCCAGGTCCCCAGTGTGCCAAAGCTACCTGAGGACAGCCCTGGGGGTTCGGGAAATGGAAGAGGGGGTGTGGTGGGGAAACTGTGCTGCCTCTGGGTGAGACTGTCTCTGCTGCCCTCACCTGGGCCCTGGGCCCACCCTTCCCTCTGCAGGGCCCTTTCGTGCACCTGTCTGTAATGATCGCTGCCTACCTGGGCCGTGTGCGCACCACGACCATCGGGGAGCCTGAGGTTAGGGACTCGGGGGCTTCCTTAGAGgaatgggagtggggagggagggggctgaCGCTGAGCCCTGGATTTGGATCCCACTAGAACAAGAGCAAGCAAAATGAAATGCTGGTGGCAGCGGCGGCAGTGGGCGTGGCCACAGTCTTTGGCGCTCCCTTCAGCGGTGAGACCCCCCCTCATGCCCCACCCCCTGGGTCCCTCAAGCTCCTCCCCTGACACCCTGGGCTCCCTCGGCCCATCTGAGAgcctggaggaggggctggggctcaTTCTAGTTCTTAGTTCAGCCCCACCTTGGGTATAGCCACCCCCCGGGGGGTGGCGGTGGGGCAGGTGGTCGGGGGCTTGGTTGGGCGGTGCTGAGAGGCTTCAGGGTAACATtacacagacctgggtttgaaatCCACTGGccccttggcctctctgagcccagcttcctcctctgtaaaatggggatcaaaCCACCCGATAGTGAGAGGGCGCACACCCGCATTCCAGGCTGGATGGATCCGTGGGCAGTGGGGTCCTCCCCGCCCAGGGCTcatgccctgccctcccctcctgtCTGTCACTGTCTGGGCTGTAGGAGAGCAGGACAGATGGGTCAGGGAGGAGGCAAGATGGGGAGGGGGCCCTACAGCTACaggtggatgggggtgggggcccACCTGAGATCAGTGTCGCCCCCAGGCGTCCTGTTCAGCATCGAGGTCATGTCTTCCCACTTCTCTGTCTGGGATTACTGGAGGGGTTTCTTTGCGGCCACCTGCGGGGCCTTCATGTTCCGGCTCCTGGCGGTCTTCAACAGCGAGCAGGGTGAGCCCCCTGGGCTGCCTGAC
Protein-coding regions in this window:
- the HSPB7 gene encoding heat shock protein beta-7 isoform X1; protein product: MSGCELSPLSLRLACVGLSAGPVHGRRFPAPSGPWRGLNLASRQGAGPKPRDSRPYKAAAVGARHARPEACAHTLSCPALARLGRARRRPWMSHRTSSTFRAERSFHSSSSSSSSSSTSSSASRALPAQDPPMEKALSMFSDDFGSFMRPHSEPLAFPAAHPTARPGGAGNIKTLGDAYEFAVDVRDFSPEDIIVTTSNNHIEVRAEKLAADGTVMNTFAHKCQLPEDVDPTSVTSALREDGSLTIRARRHPHTEHVQQTFRTEIKI
- the HSPB7 gene encoding heat shock protein beta-7 isoform X2, which codes for MSGCELSPLSLRLACVGLSAGPVHGRRFPAPSGPWRGLNLASRQGAGPKPRDSRPYKAAAVGARHARPEACAHTLSCPALARLGRARRRPWMSHRTSSTFRAERSFHSSSSSSSSSSTSSSASRALPAQDPPMEKALSMFSDDFGSFMRPHSEPLAFPAHPTARPGGAGNIKTLGDAYEFAVDVRDFSPEDIIVTTSNNHIEVRAEKLAADGTVMNTFAHKCQLPEDVDPTSVTSALREDGSLTIRARRHPHTEHVQQTFRTEIKI
- the HSPB7 gene encoding heat shock protein beta-7 isoform X5, whose product is MSGCELSPLSLRLACVGLSAGPVHGRRFPAPSGPWRGLNLASRQGAGPKPRDSRPYKAAAVGARHARPEACAHTLSCPALARLGRARRRPWMSHRTSSTFRAERSFHSSSSSSSSSSTSSSASRALPAQDPPMEKALSMFSDDFGSFMRPHSEPLAFPARPGGAGNIKTLGDAYEFAVDVRDFSPEDIIVTTSNNHIELAADGTVMNTFAHKCQLPEDVDPTSVTSALREDGSLTIRARRHPHTEHVQQTFRTEIKI
- the HSPB7 gene encoding heat shock protein beta-7 isoform X6, with protein sequence MSGCELSPLSLRLACVGLSAGPVHGRRFPAPSGPWRGLNLASRQGAGPKPRDSRPYKAAAVGARHARPEACAHTLSCPALARLGRARRRPWMSHRTSSTFRAERSFHSSSSSSSSSSTSSSASRALPAQDPPMEKALSMFSDDFGSFMRPHSEPLAFPGNIKTLGDAYEFAVDVRDFSPEDIIVTTSNNHIEVRAEKLAADGTVMNTFAHKCQLPEDVDPTSVTSALREDGSLTIRARRHPHTEHVQQTFRTEIKI
- the HSPB7 gene encoding heat shock protein beta-7 isoform X3 codes for the protein MSGCELSPLSLRLACVGLSAGPVHGRRFPAPSGPWRGLNLASRQGAGPKPRDSRPYKAAAVGARHARPEACAHTLSCPALARLGRARRRPWMSHRTSSTFRAERSFHSSSSSSSSSSTSSSASRALPAQDPPMEKALSMFSDDFGSFMRPHSEPLAFPARPGGAGNIKTLGDAYEFAVDVRDFSPEDIIVTTSNNHIEVRAEKLAADGTVMNTFAHKCQLPEDVDPTSVTSALREDGSLTIRARRHPHTEHVQQTFRTEIKI
- the HSPB7 gene encoding heat shock protein beta-7 isoform X7, encoding MSGCELSPLSLRLACVGLSAGPVHGRRFPAPSGPWRGLNLASRQGAGPKPRDSRPYKAAAVGARHARPEACAHTLSCPALARLGRARRRPWMSHRTSSTFRAERSFHSSSSSSSSSSTSSSASRALPAQDPPMEKALSMFSDDFGSFMRPHSEPLAFPARPGGAGNIKTLGDAYEFAVDVRDFSPEDIIVTTSNNHIEVRAEKCQLPEDVDPTSVTSALREDGSLTIRARRHPHTEHVQQTFRTEIKI
- the HSPB7 gene encoding heat shock protein beta-7 isoform X4; its protein translation is MSGCELSPLSLRLACVGLSAGPVHGRRFPAPSGPWRGLNLASRQGAGPKPRDSRPYKAAAVGARHARPEACAHTLSCPALARLGRARRRPWMSHRTSSTFRAERSFHSSSSSSSSSSTSSSASRALPAQDPPMEKALSMFSDDFGSFMRPHSEPLAFPAHPTARPGGAGNIKTLGDAYEFAVDVRDFSPEDIIVTTSNNHIELAADGTVMNTFAHKCQLPEDVDPTSVTSALREDGSLTIRARRHPHTEHVQQTFRTEIKI